The genomic stretch CGCTGGTAAATAAATGTGTCAGGGCATCCACCGGCCAGTTTTGCCATAAGAGCATTCGTATCAGAAAAGCTCCTCCATAAGCGGCGATAAAACTTAACGCTAACTCCAGTCGGTTGGCTCGGGTGACAACAAGAAAACCCAGGATGCCTACTAAGAATAACCAAATGCCTTCACTTCCCCATTGCCCGGGTGATATCCACCCCTGACCGGTTATTAAGATGGTGGCGCATATGCCTACGTTGGCCGGATTGAAGAAGTGCTTACCATTGGTTTTGAAAAAGAACTTTGACGAAATAGCGATAAATGCGGCCAGAATTACTACTGTGGTTTGATCGCTCCGAAACAGCAGACATAAGCTAAAAGAGGTGATCAACGCACTTTTTAAGGAGTGAATGGGCAGTCGAAGGAGAAGGATACCGGCCAGTTGTGTCGTTAATGCTATCAGGAATGTTAGGGGAATTTGCCATCCCGGCATCGACCAGTTGAGGGCGAAAAGTCCGGTCAGGAGAAAGATGAATAAGAAGGTGAGTTGATAATGTCTTGCGTCGGAGCTGTAATCAGCAATCCATCGGGAAGTTCCCGATCTTATTGTTGTGAGCATATGGAAGAATTTTGAAGGTAGATGTAGTGCCGACAGGAATTCCATACCGTCCGGAAAGAAAAATCTGCATTTTAGGGCACCATGACCCGGAAGAAGACTTCCTTCGCTTAACTTAGCGTCGCGGAATACCCGACTTAATAAAGTGGCGGACTTCCATAAATAAACTCACTTGCAAGAAGAATAATCGTATGTTGATTTTAAGATTGATCAGAGAGAGTATCATCATGGCATGGCATGCGTTGGTTGTAAATAAACTGCGTACGTTTTTATCATTGCTGGGTGTGACGATCGGCATCTTTGCAATTATCACGGTCTTCACCGCCGTGGATAGCATGGAAAATAGTGTGAAGGGAAGCGTAGAAAAATTAGGAAATAATACCGTTTATGTGCAGAAATGGCCATGGGCTTTTGGTGGCGACTACCCCTGGTGGAAGTACTGGCAACGCCCGCTTCCCACCATCGATGAGTTGACGCAATTAAAGGATCGCTCTCAGCTGGCAGAGAATATGGCGTTTATGGCTTTTTTAAATGGCCAGACTTTAAAGTGGGAAGGGAATGTGGTGGAGAATTGTGATGTCAGCCTGGTGAGTCATGATTATGAAAAAATTTCAGGATTTGATTTGTACGATGGCCGGTATTTTACGGAAGCGGAATCGAATGGCGGTTATCCGGTGGCGTTAGTGGGCTTTGAAGTGGCTGCCAATTTATATCCTTCTATTTCTGCATTGGATAAACCGATCACCGTGAAGGGGCGCAAAGCTAAAATTGTAGGCGTGTTTGCCAAAGAAGGCGAGAGTATGATCGGGAATAGTCATGATAAATCAGTAGTGCTTCCCGTGAATTATGGCCGTAAGTTTATTGATATCCGCACCGATCGCTCCGGACCGATGATCATGGTGAAAGCAAAACCGAATGTGACCAACGCGGAACTTATCGACGAATTGAAAGGGCATATGCGGGCGATCCGACGATTGCGTCCCGTAGAAGAAGATGATTTTGCATTGAATGAAACGAAATTGCTTTCCGCTCAGGTGGGTCAGTTGTTTGATGTGATTTCATTGGTGGGTGGAATCATTGGGGGCTTTAGTATTCTCGTGGGTGGTTTTGGTATTGCTAATATTATGTTTGTATCAGTGCGGGAACGGACTCCCATCATCGGTATTCAAAAATCACTGGGAGCTAAAAACTATTTTATACTCGTTCAGTACCTCACTGAAGCTGTTATCCTTTGCCTCTTCGGCGGCGTGCTGGGTCTGCTGCTGGTGTACTTCGTGACCCTCCTGGCAAGTGGCTCCGGTTTTGAGATGTCATTGTCATTGAAGAATGTGATAATGGGATTGAGCGTCTCTGCTATCATCGGAGTCATCAGCGGATTATTTCCCGCCGCTTCTGCTTCTCGTCTCGATCCGGTGGAAGCCATACGGGCGAATGGGTAGAGTAGTGTTTCTATTAATAGCAATAGATTTCTACCAATGAAAAATGGCGGGATTTTTAATCTCCCCTGATGCATTTAACCTTAACTAATATTCCTTAGTTCCACAGAAAAAACAGATGGTTTTACTAGTATTAGAAAATCAGTATGATGCTGTAAATTAGAAGTGTCTTATGGTATAACACGCTTGATAAGTCTTACCTGAGACCTGATATGAGCTCTTCGATGTACAAGCCCTGTAGGGGCGGTATCTCTGTAAATAAGAATATCATCTTCTCCCCCTATGCCGGCAGCCGACCTTGGTCGGCTGCCGGCGGTTGAAAGGAAAGGCGAGTTTGTCGGTTACAGAGATACCGCCCCTACAGGGCTTATGACGAAGAAATAATCATCTTCACTCCGACGTTATTTCTTTTCTTTTTTTTTGCACAAAATTTTCTCTTGAAATTAGCCTTCTAACTCCAGTGCTTAAATCAGGAACAATCGCATAAGATTTCTATCCATAAAAAAAGGGGAGATGTTTAGTCTCCCCTGATGTTTTTAACCTTAACTACTATTTAGTACTTAATCAATTTTTGCTGGTAACGATTTCCGGATTTCATTAACTCAACCGTATAGACTCCCGGTTGTAATCCGGATAGCGATAACGTGTTTTGCAAATTGTTGAACGTATTGTTGGACACCCTTCTTCCTGTTGCATCATATAGGTTGACAAGTACCTCTCCCGGCTGCTGGAGATGGATGTTGAGGATTTCGTTCGCAGGATTCGGGAAGAGTTGAATGCCTGAGGCATCAATACTCTGCAGACCTGTAGTGCTGATATCAACCGTCACCTGAACTTTGTTACTGGTGCAGGTTAATCCGGTCTTCTCTACACTGATGTCGTAGAAGTAGTAATAATACTGACCTCCGAAATTATTGCCGGTTAAATTAATCGCATCGGGAATGGAATAGGGATAACTCACACCAACTGAATTTCTTTTCAGTCGTGGTGAAATATTTCCCCAACCCGGGATGGCCTGATTGAAAGTGGCATCCGTAGTTAAATAATAGTCTGTACCCGGACTTAATACGAAATCTAATGTAATCACCTGAGAATCCGGAGCAATGGTTACATCCATAAATTGCAGTAAACTATCCGCGCTGTTTCTTAATTCTATTCTGCGCAAGCCCGGAGTATCAGTATACACTTTAGCCGTTTTAAGTGTGCAGGGTTTAATCACATCAAAGAACATGCGTGCATTGGTCGTGTTCGCACTGAATTGGGTATTGCCTGATGGTACAAATAATCCTGTATTAAATGTTCCGGCATTATATTTTTCAGAGTTGTCTACCCAGTAGTTTGTTTGTGCAGTAAGTACGGGTGTGGTAAAAGTGGGTCCTGTAAAAATAGGTGTAGTTGCATTCAATGAATCATACCAGTTGATCACCGTTCCTGTTGCATTTAATGTGGCTGATCCGGGACCTTGTATTGTCACATTATTGGTTGTTGGGTCAGGTACTACATGTACAGTCACAGAAATGGGCGTAGAGGTAAATTGCGCACAGAATCCCTGTATGGTTAATGTGTAGACACCGGTTTGTGTAATAGTAGTAAACGGCGTGAAGTCACCATTTGACCAGGTAAAACTACTTGCACCATAGGTTTGTGATTGCAAAGTTATTGAACTGCCATTGCAAAATTCTGTTTCACCGGTGGCTGTAATTACAGGTGTTTGATCAGGATCCTGTTCAATGATAAATGTAGGGGAGATGGCTTTACAATTATTTCCTGCTGCGCTGACTTCTACATTATATTCACCACCTGCTGTAATGTTTAGCGTTTGTAACGTGCTTCCATCATTCCATAAATAACCTAAACCGGCAGTAGTGGCGGTAAGCGTTTCTGTAGTCCCTGTGCAAATTACATTGTTTGTCTGACTATAAGTGACACTTGCTACAGGAGAAACACAATCATTTTCAATGATCGTCATGAACTGATCCACTTGTGGATTAATTACTGTTGTCGTAATTCCGCTGGGGAACTTTACTACAATGGAATCAATGGTGGTAGAAGTGCCAAGACCGAAATGTAACATGGCTGTATTTGTTGTTCCATAGTTATCACCGGCTCTTACTTCGCGAATCTGTGTTCCCCATGATCCATAAATTAATGCTCTGGCTCCGATAGCACCTTTATTACTGATCGTGCCAAGTAAATTGATGGTAATAAAATGATTGTTGTTGCGGGTGTTGTTCATCCATAACACATCATCAATATTAGAAGGATTGTTGTAGGCATCCCCATAGCTGGTGTACAGGTCAATTAATCCATCGTGATTTAAATCTCCGGTTGCAAAAGAAAGCATGTCATTGGTATTAAACAGCCCTTCGATTTTTGTAAATGTTTTATTTCCGTTATTGTGGAAATAGCGGTTAGAGGAACCGGCAATAAGTAAATCTACAAATCCATCGTTGTCAAAATCCTCCATCGTGCTTTCAACAGGAGTGATATCAGAAACATTAAAACCACTATTGGCAGTAATGTCGGTATAATGTCCGGTACCGTCATTTTCAAGAATCTGACTGGCATGATCGTGATTGGTGACTAATAAATCTAAATCACCATCATTGTCAATATCTCCGAAGGAAGCTGTCCAGGTTTGCCAGCCGACATTGATATTATACGCAGCGGCATCTTCTGTAAAGTTATTATTGCCGTCATTGACAAACATGACATTGATCCTTCTGCCATCAGCAGGATTTGTTACACCCTGCTTGCACTTGGCAATGTATAAATCAAGGTCGCCGTCGTTATCAAAATCAGTCCAGACACTGCCATAGTTTCCGCTATCATCTGTTCCGGTGACATCAAAATTTATTGTAGTGAATGATTCAACTAAGGTACCTGTTCCATTGTTGATGTAAACATGACTCATGGCATTGTCATCACAAACGAAAAGATCAACCCATCCGTTGTTGTCGAAGTCAGCGAAGGTCATGTTTTGTACAAAGAAACTGGAGTTGGGTATGCTGACAAGTGTAGCGGTAGTTCCGGTGTTATCTGTCATTAATATCCGCACAGCCGGTCCATAAGCACCTGCCGCTACATCCATAAATCCATTGTGATCTAAATCGGCAACAGCCATACCCCATGCCCAGCCTGCGGATGAACTAAAGGTTCCGAGATAAATGGTTTGAAATTGATTGTTGGTGCGCTGCACGTCTACATAGCAGATTCTGCCATCGTCCAGGCGGATAATGTCGTCAAGTCCATCAAAATTCCAGTCAACTACAGCCAGACAATTACCACTTTTTATGGTGCCATTGGTCAGCTTGACATTTTGATTCTTGAATGTAACCTGAGCATTGATACCTGTGGATATCAATAGTGAAGTTACAAAGAGGAGTGAATAGAGTTTTTTCATTTAAGGAGTATATTGTTTCGGATTTCTGTTTAATATTTGATTACTTTTTTCAGGGTTTTTTCATTGCCTTTTCTGAAGACAAGATAATAAATACCCGGCTGGTCAGGGAGTGTCAAGTTAAACCTTTTTGTTGAGTTCCTGAAGGGAGCCAATACTCTTTCTCCATTTGCTTTAAAGCATTCTATTTCAACGTTTAAGGTGGATGATTCAATATGGACAATGCCGTCTTTCGTTGGATTTGGCCAGATCTTTATCGCTGCAGGAGATGTTGTGGAAGCAATACCTACCGGAATGTTAATATTGTTTAACGTATCGGATGCAATTAAGATGGGGTTTTTATTGGCATTGGCATACATGTTCAGAAAAGTATCGATTTCTGCCGAGCTGAATTGCTGCATCTCTGAAAGAAAGGCCGGTGGTAAGGTCTGGTAATACACATTGGCATAAACCGTAAGGTCGCCGATATATCCATCTAAAGGAACATGATAATGCACGATATCAGCACCACTACCTTCGATTCCTGAAATTTTATTGAAGTCGGAATCAAATTCTGCGTCACCCACAATTTTGCAGGTATCGTATACAGGATGTAAGGTGGTGAAGCCCAAAGGTGGAAGTCGATTGTCTTTGAGTTGTACGGCCGCTCTTTCTAAAACCGTTGTCCGGTCGCCATTTACATCTCCCATCACCATTTCATAAACCTGCGTACGGCTGCTGCTCCTGATCACATCATGATGCGGCTCCAGTATGGTGTCAATATTGGCCACTTCAAAATTACTGTCGAATATTCCTGAAGAAAATAAAGTGTCTCCATTTGCTTTCAATACGATGAATTGAAGAACGGCTCTTCTGGAGGGATATCCACTCGGAAATTTATGTCCGGCTTTATTGAGTAGGCTGATGTTAAAATAAGCCGTGTCTCCTACAGCAGAGTCATAGGTTGAAACAAGGTCGAGCGTTTGCTCTCGTAACAAAGTGGTATTTGCTTTGAGTGTGGAATCGAAATTTTTATCAGGTGCAGTTACTCCCAGACTGATTTTATTGTCTTTTATCAATTGAACCATGAACGTATTGGCTCCTGCAAAAGTGTGGAGGTTAAATGGCGTTCTTCCCAACAATGAAACGTATCCGTTCGCGATCTTTATCGGATCTTCAATTTTGGGCATATGGCAAGTCTGACAGGTCATTTGCTGTCCTGTGGGATAATCAGAATTAAGATACTCATGATACGTGGCCTGCTCTACAAAACTACCTCCGGTTGGAGTTCCGGTGAGATCCACTGTATTTGAAATTAAAGTGTGACAGGGAGAACAGGATTTGCTCTCTGATAAATGGAGGACCGTAAGAAGGCAATAGCGAAACATACAATTGCATAGGCCCGATAAATGGACCCGGAAACGGACCGTAAACTACGCGATTGGTATCGTAAGGAATCTGTCCTGTAAACAAAACACCAAGACTGGAAGAATCTTTTATTCCATGGCAACTATGACAGGAAACTCCCGATTGCCCGAGCGAGTCAATCGCAAGATCAGCCAGCGTATAGTGAGGTTGTCCTTTGTAGAAAGCCGTGTAATGTCCGAGTGGGGCATGGCATTTCGTGCATAAATTTTGAAGCTCATTCGCATGCGAGGGATTCACCAATACTTCGTGACTCACCTTAGCTCTCCAGAAGGGATCAACAGCCGCAAGTCCCATCATGGAAGTTTCCCAATCGTCATAGAGATTTACATCCATTCCGTTGAGGTCCACATTGGCTGCTCCAAGAGAATCAAACCCATGGCAGCCCTTGCAATTTTGTGGAAGTGAAAAATACTCTCCCGAATCAAGTGGGGTTTGCATATAGGATTTGAAAAAGGATATTTCTTCTGGTGAATGAAAGGGGTTACTCGTTTTTCCCGGAAACGAAAAACGTAGAAGAATTACGACGACAAGCAGGGCCGTGAGGTATGGAATTTTCTTTTTCATGTTGGTCACTCTGAAAATATACGAATTTGCGATCGCTTTCGTTACAGATTTTCGGGAAAATTAAGGAAAACTATTTACAGAAGTCACTCTTTTCGTTAAAAGATTACAGGAATAAAAAAAGTTTTAAAAATGGGCACTTCCGACGCTGAAGAACAATGTTGTAACGTCTGTTTTTAACAGGTCCTTAAACTGAGTAAATAGGGTGGAAATTGATCAAAAACCGACAACTTATTTCCAGACTTTCCAATTATAAGAATGGATATCCTTTAAGCTATGTGCCAAAAGGTCAATACAGCATTGAATATCACTTTTATCTGCCATTTCTATGGCCTGATGAATATGTCGGGTAGGAATGCTGATAGCACCGGCAATAGCTCCGGTTTTTCCATTGCGCTGAAGTCCTGCTGTATCAGTGCCCCCGGCAGGCAAAATCTCCGATTGCCATTTGATTTTATGCTTGTCGGCGGTTTTTCTTAAGAAATCCACCATTCGGGTATCACAAATGGTGCTGGAATCCATAATTTTTATGCCGGCTCCTTTGCCCAATTCCGTCACCATTTCCTGCGGACGTGCTCCGGGAGTATCAAAGGCGATGGTGGTGTCGAGGTTGATGCCGAAATCAGGCTCAATATGATGTGCGGCCACCGATGCGCCCCGCAATCCGACCTCTTCCTGGACCGTGAAACTGGCATAGAAATCATAGGGAATATTCCCCTTCAGCTTCCTCAATGCTTCTATCAATATAAAAACAGAAACGCGGTTGTCAATGGATTTGCAGTTGACGCAATTTCCCATTTCAATCAATTCCCGCTGGCGGGTGACCGGATCTCCAACAGAAATGATCTTGTTCACTTTCGCTTTTGGGAGTCCGAGGTCAATAAAATAATCCTGTATTTGTGGTGCTTTGTTTCGTTCTTCCGGCGTCATTAAATGTATCGGTTTGGATCCCATGACTCCAACCACATCTTCCTTCCCATGTACGATGACGCGTTGAGCTGTCAATGTTTTTGGATCGAATCCACCTAATGTATGAAAGCGTAGAAAGCCCTTGTCATCAATATGAGTCACGATAAAACCAATCTCATCCATATGTGCCGCCGCCATCACTTTGGTGCGGTCCTTTCCTCTGCGGATAGCCGTCAGATTGCCCATCTTGTCGATGCTCACTTCATCTGCAAGTGACTTTACTTCTTTTTGTACGATTTCACGAATACGGTTTTCATGCCCCGGTGCGCCCGGTGTTTCGCAAATAAGTTTTAGAAGAGAAAGATTCATAGTGTTAAATTAGAGAGGACTAAGGTATATTTTATTCTTAAACCCGGAAAGGGGAGTCCTCTTTTTTTATTAAGAAACAGGTATACAAGGGAATGGAACAGGATGAACAACCGGGCACAATAAGTCATCTAAAATTGCCAGGACAGTTATTCGATTTTGGTGAGTTTTATAGTGTTAGCGGTTGATCGTTCCTGAAGGGGGGTACTCGCAATATGTATGATATAATGTCCTTGCTGAACCAGCTCTTTGTCGACAAGGTATTTTTTAATATCCGAAATAGTGACATCTGTACTTTCATACTTATCATAGTAAAAGCCCCGAATGCCCCATACCAGATTCAGGGTGTTGAGCAGTGGACGATTGTCGGTGAAGATATAGATGAAGGCTTTTGGCCGGTGAGCGGCTATCTTAAAAGCAGTGGTACCGGAATGCGTCATGGCCACTATAGCGGAAGCATCGGTTTGCTTGGCCATCACGGCAGAGATATAGCAGATGTTTTCCGGAATGAAATTCGGGGAATCATTGGCAGGCGCATGTTCACGGAAATAAATGGAGTCCTGATCTTCCACTTCACTGATGATGCCTTGCATCGCGCTCACCGTCTCAACAGGAAATACACCCACAGAGGTTTCAGCACTCAGCATCAACGCGTCGGCGCCGTCGAAAACAGCATTGCCCACATCGTTGGCTTCGGCACGTGTGGGACGGTAATTTACAATCATGCTTTCCATCATTTGGGTAGCAATGATCACCGGCTTGGCCGCTGCATTGCATTTTTTTACGATGGACTTCTGTATCACCGGCACTTTTTCCATCGCCATCTCTACACCCAGATCTCCGCGGGCCACCATCACCCCATCACTCACCTGAATGATGGCATCGATATTCAGCACCGCTTCCGGTTTTTCAATCTTGGCAATGACCCGTGTCATGCTGTTACGGGACTTGATGATGTTCTTCAACTCAATCACATCTTCCGGTTTTCGCACAAACGAGAGACCGATCCATTCTACATCGTGCTTTAATGCAAAATCGAGGTCATTTCGGTCTTTTTCGGTAAGGCTCGGCAGTGAGATCAGCGTATTGGGAAGGTTAACACCTTTTCTGCTGCTCAAAGGTCCGCCATGGATGACTTTTGTTTTTACTTTTTCATCCGGTAAAATTTCAGTCACTTCTAATTCAATTTTGCCATCATCCACCAGCACGGTATCACCGATTTTTACATCCTGATAAAAGTGCGGATATTTTATAAAAACCTCCGTGCTGCTGCCCGGCACCTCATGATGGTTTAATAAAAGCTCATCTCCGTTTTTCAATACGATATCTTTCTCGAGCAAGTCGCCGATACGAATTTTCGGTCCTTGCAGGTCGAATAAAATGGCGATATGTGCATTTAGTTTTTTGTTGAGATCACGGATGGTGTGGATGATTTTTTCCATCATGGCATAATCACCATGAGAGCTGTTAATTCTACAGACATCCATCCCGGCAAAAATCATTTTTTCAAGAGTTTCCTCGTTAATGCTGGCAGGACCAATGGTGGCAACTATCTTAGTTCGATTGTATCGGTTGATGATCATTTTACTGGTGGGAGTTTTGGTTTTTCCCCGTCTTTGTCAATATAGGGTTCCAGATAGAGAAAGTTTTCCGCCGATTTTAATCCGGACGGTTCAATTTCAAAGGTACTGCTCACTAAACTTATAAATCGGATTTTACGTTCGAGTTCTTCAATGGTGGTATATCGGCTATAATTTTTAATAACCAAAAAATAATCGCATTGTTTCAACTCGGGAATAAAATAATATTTATTTCCTTTATTGGAGATCAGATACACTTCCTCTTCATCTTCGTTTAAATAAAAAAAGTAAGGAAAGAGACAAGTGGTCCCCTTGTTATCCGGCTTTATTTCCAGATCCGGAAGTTTTTCAAAATTGTAGAGTAAATACCGGTTAAGTTCAGCACATAATTTATAATCGCGATAGGCACAGAAAATCCCTAAGAGCAGGAAATCATAATCCGGCTTAAAGTCTAAGGTAAATGTCTGTTTTTTTGCCACGTCTCAAAAGTAGAGAAAGGGTGCCCTTTAAAACAACGAAAAATTAGCCCGTAGTCCGGAGTTCTTAACAGTAGAAAGTTCAAAGTGTTGTTGCTGATTTACAGCTATTTGTATATCAAAAGTATTTTTTGCTTTTGTGAGGAGCTGCTACTCCCCATTGCTTGCGGAAGTCTCCTTCGGAGAATTAGACTTTTGCTCGTGATGGGGAGCGACGCCTCCCTCACTTCCAGCTACCGGCTTTGGGGTTAAATGATGTTATAATGATAAACCCAAGCGTCCGCCGCGCATTCCTTGCGCCTATGCGGTTAACCTACAGCATTGGCTAGTCAGAATTTTAATGACCGACCGGTTTTTCAAGGTTATTCCCTAATTTTATTGTGATGAAAAATTTCTTTTGCGCTTTGCTTTTGATGACTGCGGTTTTTGGTGGCGGGAAGGTGTTCGCACAGTTTAATAACAACACTTGGATTTTTGGTGATAGTGCAGGGATAAGTTGGAATTCGACAGGTGCAATCACACAGTTTAAATCTGCAATTGATGCACGAGGGTGTGTAAGTTCAATTTCTGATAGTAACGGTATTGTTTGCTATGTATATCGTAAAGACCTCTTGATTCCTGTTAACGGTGTAGCAATTAATAAATATCATTTAATGATGGAAAATGGGAATTACATGTATGGGGGAGGTTGGTATCATGAACGATTGATAATTCCAAACCCTGACAATGATTCCTTGCTTTATATTTTTTCAGCCAGCGTCACTTCAAGTGGCCCTTTCGGATTATATTATTCAAGAGCAAATTACAAAGCAAATAATGATAGCGGAATTGTCATCCAAAAAAATGTAATGCTAAATAATCTTCCGGCATTTGATGCCTTGATGGCTGTTCGCCACGGTAATGGCAGAGATTGGTGGTTGATTTTTCAGCGATGGTTTGCACCTAATGCAACGACTCCCACTAACGCATACTTTTATTATTTAAAAGACCCTTCAAGGGTATTTCAGGGCCATTCAACCAGAATACTGGATTAGATCATAAAACCAACTTAGGTCATTTAGTTTTTAATACTGATGGGAGCAAATTTGCAATGGTTTCAATAGCAGGCTTAATTCAACTCTGCGATTTTGACAGATGTACCGGACTGATTACTTCTTTTACTGCAATTCAACCGGAGGGACCCGGGCCATTTCCATTGGTATTAACAAGTTGCGCCTTTTCACCCAATGAAAGGTTTTTATATGTTTGTGAAGCCTCAATTAGCACGCAGCCATCTACTATCTGGCAATATGATTTAACAGCAAGTAATATTGCTAACTCCAAAGTCGCCGTAGGTGTTTTTAATGATCCGAATATGGGTGTTTGGTCAATACTTAAAGCACCTGACGATAAAATTTATATTTCCACATTTGATGAAAATTTTGGGCCCTATCCGGATACCAGTACAGCATACTCACCATAAACTCCAACCTCTCCGTCATCAACCAACCCGATTCACTTGGCCTCGCCTGCGATTTTCAACCCTTCAGCTTTTACCTAGGTGGCGCCAGAACTTATTACGGCCTCCCCAACAACCCCGATTACGAACTCGGTGCCTGGGTGGGCTCGCCTTGTGATACGCTGAGTGTGGGTGTGGAGGATAATGTACCGGAGCAGGAGTTGTTTTTTCAGGCATGGTATAATAGCGAGTGGAATATGATTCACGTCAACGCCTCCAAACTCAAAGGGAGAACGGGGAGTTTGCGGTTGTTTGATTTGGAAGGGAGGTTGGTGTTTGAGAAGAAGGTGGAGGTGATAGCGGGAGGGTATGTCACGGGAGAGATACCGATGAATGCGGTGGCGAATGGGGTTTATCTGGTCAATCTTATTACTGATTCGGAAAGTGTTTCGTCGAAGGTTGTCAAATTTTAGTCACATAAAATTAATATTTAAACGCGGCGATCGCGGAGGTTTCGCAGCGATCGCGGCGGTTTATCATAACAAATCATAAAAATCCTAATAAATCTGCGGCCCATCAAGTTTGGATTCACGAACGGTAGTAATGAGGCAGGATTGATAATTTGTAAAACTACCGGCAGTTGTTGAATCGTATCCCGTTCTCAAAAGCTTACCTTTGCAGCATGTTACTTGATGATGAATATTTCATGCGTGCTGCACTCTCGGAGGCGAAGGTTGCCTTGGAAAGGGATGAAGTGCCGATTGGAGCGGTGATTACTGCAAATGGTAGAATCATTGCCCGCGGACATAATCTGGTAGAGCATCTAAATGATGTTACTGCCCATGCGGAAATGATGGCGTTTACAGCAGCAGCAAATGGATTGGGAGGGAAGTATTTAAAAGATTGTACCTTGTATGTTACACTCGAGCCCTGCCTGATGTGTGCCGGTGCCGCTTTCTGGACACAGATTTCCCGAATTGTGTATGGGGCCAGTGATGAAAAACGAGGCTACTCTTCCGTTTCTGGTGGAGATCATGTCCTGCACCCTGCCACCCAGGTGAAAAGTGGTGTGTTGGCAGAAGATTGCGCGGCCCTGTTAACAGCGTACTTTAAATCGAAACGCTGATTATACGTTAATAGCTTGTAAAACCTGCTGCGTAAGTGGCTTGTTGAGGAATTTCCGCACAAACGGGTTTTTGTTGGCTCTGTTCAAATCCCTGAAACTCT from Bacteroidota bacterium encodes the following:
- a CDS encoding RnfABCDGE type electron transport complex subunit D, producing the protein MLTTIRSGTSRWIADYSSDARHYQLTFLFIFLLTGLFALNWSMPGWQIPLTFLIALTTQLAGILLLRLPIHSLKSALITSFSLCLLFRSDQTTVVILAAFIAISSKFFFKTNGKHFFNPANVGICATILITGQGWISPGQWGSEGIWLFLVGILGFLVVTRANRLELALSFIAAYGGAFLIRMLLWQNWPVDALTHLFTSGSLLLFTFFMITDPASTPSHKIVRIIWAFSVGLLAFYLQAYHWVNGSPLWALFLLSPLTSVLDYFFKGERWTWQDRIPEKITTAPAL
- a CDS encoding ABC transporter permease produces the protein MLILRLIRESIIMAWHALVVNKLRTFLSLLGVTIGIFAIITVFTAVDSMENSVKGSVEKLGNNTVYVQKWPWAFGGDYPWWKYWQRPLPTIDELTQLKDRSQLAENMAFMAFLNGQTLKWEGNVVENCDVSLVSHDYEKISGFDLYDGRYFTEAESNGGYPVALVGFEVAANLYPSISALDKPITVKGRKAKIVGVFAKEGESMIGNSHDKSVVLPVNYGRKFIDIRTDRSGPMIMVKAKPNVTNAELIDELKGHMRAIRRLRPVEEDDFALNETKLLSAQVGQLFDVISLVGGIIGGFSILVGGFGIANIMFVSVRERTPIIGIQKSLGAKNYFILVQYLTEAVILCLFGGVLGLLLVYFVTLLASGSGFEMSLSLKNVIMGLSVSAIIGVISGLFPAASASRLDPVEAIRANG
- a CDS encoding VCBS repeat-containing protein, with the translated sequence MKKLYSLLFVTSLLISTGINAQVTFKNQNVKLTNGTIKSGNCLAVVDWNFDGLDDIIRLDDGRICYVDVQRTNNQFQTIYLGTFSSSAGWAWGMAVADLDHNGFMDVAAGAYGPAVRILMTDNTGTTATLVSIPNSSFFVQNMTFADFDNNGWVDLFVCDDNAMSHVYINNGTGTLVESFTTINFDVTGTDDSGNYGSVWTDFDNDGDLDLYIAKCKQGVTNPADGRRINVMFVNDGNNNFTEDAAAYNINVGWQTWTASFGDIDNDGDLDLLVTNHDHASQILENDGTGHYTDITANSGFNVSDITPVESTMEDFDNDGFVDLLIAGSSNRYFHNNGNKTFTKIEGLFNTNDMLSFATGDLNHDGLIDLYTSYGDAYNNPSNIDDVLWMNNTRNNNHFITINLLGTISNKGAIGARALIYGSWGTQIREVRAGDNYGTTNTAMLHFGLGTSTTIDSIVVKFPSGITTTVINPQVDQFMTIIENDCVSPVASVTYSQTNNVICTGTTETLTATTAGLGYLWNDGSTLQTLNITAGGEYNVEVSAAGNNCKAISPTFIIEQDPDQTPVITATGETEFCNGSSITLQSQTYGASSFTWSNGDFTPFTTITQTGVYTLTIQGFCAQFTSTPISVTVHVVPDPTTNNVTIQGPGSATLNATGTVINWYDSLNATTPIFTGPTFTTPVLTAQTNYWVDNSEKYNAGTFNTGLFVPSGNTQFSANTTNARMFFDVIKPCTLKTAKVYTDTPGLRRIELRNSADSLLQFMDVTIAPDSQVITLDFVLSPGTDYYLTTDATFNQAIPGWGNISPRLKRNSVGVSYPYSIPDAINLTGNNFGGQYYYYFYDISVEKTGLTCTSNKVQVTVDISTTGLQSIDASGIQLFPNPANEILNIHLQQPGEVLVNLYDATGRRVSNNTFNNLQNTLSLSGLQPGVYTVELMKSGNRYQQKLIKY
- a CDS encoding T9SS type A sorting domain-containing protein translates to MDLTGTPTGGSFVEQATYHEYLNSDYPTGQQMTCQTCHMPKIEDPIKIANGYVSLLGRTPFNLHTFAGANTFMVQLIKDNKISLGVTAPDKNFDSTLKANTTLLREQTLDLVSTYDSAVGDTAYFNISLLNKAGHKFPSGYPSRRAVLQFIVLKANGDTLFSSGIFDSNFEVANIDTILEPHHDVIRSSSRTQVYEMVMGDVNGDRTTVLERAAVQLKDNRLPPLGFTTLHPVYDTCKIVGDAEFDSDFNKISGIEGSGADIVHYHVPLDGYIGDLTVYANVYYQTLPPAFLSEMQQFSSAEIDTFLNMYANANKNPILIASDTLNNINIPVGIASTTSPAAIKIWPNPTKDGIVHIESSTLNVEIECFKANGERVLAPFRNSTKRFNLTLPDQPGIYYLVFRKGNEKTLKKVIKY
- a CDS encoding M42 family metallopeptidase; its protein translation is MNLSLLKLICETPGAPGHENRIREIVQKEVKSLADEVSIDKMGNLTAIRRGKDRTKVMAAAHMDEIGFIVTHIDDKGFLRFHTLGGFDPKTLTAQRVIVHGKEDVVGVMGSKPIHLMTPEERNKAPQIQDYFIDLGLPKAKVNKIISVGDPVTRQRELIEMGNCVNCKSIDNRVSVFILIEALRKLKGNIPYDFYASFTVQEEVGLRGASVAAHHIEPDFGINLDTTIAFDTPGARPQEMVTELGKGAGIKIMDSSTICDTRMVDFLRKTADKHKIKWQSEILPAGGTDTAGLQRNGKTGAIAGAISIPTRHIHQAIEMADKSDIQCCIDLLAHSLKDIHSYNWKVWK